Proteins from a genomic interval of Helicoverpa zea isolate HzStark_Cry1AcR chromosome 31, ilHelZeax1.1, whole genome shotgun sequence:
- the LOC124644790 gene encoding OCIA domain-containing protein 1-like, which translates to MTDPSSYGYRESATQLPQAEQQRPGGVLPSEYKFAPDELRVLGECNRESFFQRSLPLGTTLGLGAYFAIQKGHLKPNPRFGVIPKVTLAVMVGYFIGKLSYQQACAEKLMALPGSYIGQLLRERRDGKVGGGGQTMVTRPGSTMLGANPGDIYSDAGPGNSLDLDTDRPLFNDDSYRPGQPTPIPSPDMAPKSANPALTYEELRRKNREDYKGAKQDPYRTDLGPAPNVTRMRPSEPAPPAPAPTNKYGDVME; encoded by the exons ATGACGGACCCTTCTTCATATGGGTATCGGGAGAGCGCGACGCAGCTGCCACAGGCGGAGCAGCAGAGGCCGGGCGGTGTGCTCCCG TCGGAGTACAAGTTCGCTCCAGATGAGCTGCGCGTGCTGGGCGAGTGTAACCGAGAGAGCTTCTTCCAGCGGTCTCTGCCGCTCGGTACCACGCTGGGCCTTGGTGCCTATTTTGCTATTCAAAAAG GTCACTTAAAACCAAATCCACGGTTCGGGGTGATCCCCAAAGTGACTCTAGCTGTGATGGTGGGCTACTTCATCGGTAAGCTGTCGTACCAGCAAGCATGTGCCGAGAAACTCATGGCGTTACCCGGCAGCTACATCGGACAGCTGTTACGGGAGCGAAGGGATGGAAAAGTAGGAGGAGGCGG GCAGACTATGGTTACCAGGCCAGGATCGACGATGTTGGGCGCGAACCCGGGCGACATCTATTCGGATGCTGGTCCTGGCAACTCCCTGGATCTTGACACTGACCGTCCTCTCTTCAACGACGATTCCTACCGTCCAGGACAGCCAA CCCCAATACCATCTCCGGACATGGCACCCAAAAGTGCTAATCCGGCTTTGACGTATGAAGAGCTGCGTCGTAAGAATAGAGAAGATTACAAAGGCGCCAAGCAGGACCCCTACAG GACTGACCTGGGTCCGGCGCCGAACGTAACGCGCATGCGCCCGTCGGAACCCGCCCCGCCCGCACCCGCACCGACGAACAAGTACGGTGACGTCATGGAATAG